TTTTGATGGCCGCAATTGCGGTCATCGTACTCGGGGTGATAGCTTTTACACAATTAAAAATTGATTTGTATCCCGATATGTCATTCCCGATGGCGGCGGTGATAACGACGTATAAAGGTGCAAGCCCTGCCGAGATCGAGTCAATGGTTACACGTCCGTTGGAGAAAGTTATAAGTACTGTTACCAACATTAAACAGGTATCTTCACAATCATTTTCTGAAATGTCACTGGTGATGGCGGAGTTTAACTGGGAAACAGATATGGATGCTGCCGGGATAAACGTCCGTGAAAAGATTGATATGATCAAAGGTATGATGCCTAAGGATATGTCTAACCCGCTGGTGTTCAAGTTTGACCCGTCAATGATGCCGGTCATGATGATAAGCCTTACTGGCCCGCAAAGCCCCGCGGAATTGCGTATGCTGGCGGATGATATTGTTGGGCCCGGGATTGAGCGTATTGAAGGCGTTGCTTCAGCAACGGTTAATGGCGGGTTACAACGCGAAATACGGGTGGAACTTAACCGTTCACGCGTATACGGGTTTGGGTTGTCGGTACAGCAAATTACAGGTGCAATCGGGATGTCAAACCTTACGCTTCCCGGCGGTGAAGTTGAGGACGGGGATATGAGTTTTTATGTCCGTACTGTCGGGCAGATTAGAGAAGTTAAACAACTTGAGGATGTAGTGGTGGGAAACCAGGCTGGGGTTCCTATATATCTAAAAGACGTGGCGGATATTAAAGATGATTATATAGAACAAACCCAGTACATACGCATAAACGGTATGCCGGGGATAATGATTCAGGTACAAAAAGCTTCCAGCGAAAATACTGTGCAGGTAGCGCGGAGGATAAAGGCAAGTTTTGACAAAATTAAACGCCAGTTACCCCAGGGGTGTGATATTAAACCAATGATGGATACATCGATATTCATTGAAAAATCAATAGGTAACGTACAGAGGTCTACTTTGGAAGGCGGGTTACTTGCGATCATTATTATCCTGATATTCTTACGTAGTTTCAGGAGTACGTTTATTATATCCTTAGCCATACCGTTATCTGTTATTGCAACGTTTGTACTGCTATACTTCGGTAAACTTACATTAAACATTGCTACGCTTGGCGGCCTTGCGCTGGGTGTGGGGAGGTTGGTGGACGACGCTATAGTTGTGCTGGAAAGTATTTACCGGCATATACAAAAAGGTGAGTCACCAATGGACGCGTCTGTTAACGGTGCAAAAGAAGTCGGGCTAGCAGTTATCGCATCAACAATAACAACTGTTGTGGTGTTTGTCCCGATGCTGTTTGTCACCGGGTTGGCATCTATAATATTCAAGCCTATGGCGTACACAATATCATTTGCGTTAGTAGCGTCACTGGCAGTGTCACTGACAGTCATCCCGTTGTTGACATCAAAGTTTCTTCATGTACAAAAAACGCAAGGTAAGTTTTTTAAAACGTTAGAAGCGTTTTTTGATAATGTTGATACGCAATACCAAAAACTTATTGAATGGGCGCTTGGGCATAGAAAAATTGTTATTTTCGGTGTAACAGGTTTGTTAATTTTAAGTTTTGTACTTATCCCGTTTGTGGGTACCGAGTTCATGCCGTCAGCGGATGAAGGAGAGTTGTCTATAACAGTCAAGATGCCGTTGGGGACAAAACTTGAGAAAACTAATACTGTAATGCAGCAGGTGGAAGAAATTGTTATGAAGAATACGCCTGAGCTTGATACCATGCAAATGCGCCTGGGTACCAGCGGTAGCGGCCTTGCGGCATTAGCGTCATTATTTACGGGTGGCGGCGGGTCAGATACCGGGTCACTAAGAATTTCGTTGGTAGAACTTTCTAAACGTAAACGTTCAACTGAAGAAGTTACTGATGCTTTGCGCCCGTTATTAAAAAATATTCCCGGTACGGAAGTTAAGTTTGGAAGCGGGGCAGGCATGGCGGTAGGTATGATGGGCGGTTCGGCGTTACAGACAGAAATCCGGGGTTATGATTTTGGGGTTACACAAAAACTTGCGGAACAGGTGAAAGAACTTATGACCGGCCTTGCGGGGGTTAAGGATATAAGTATCAGCCGGGAAGCCGGGTTACCGGAACTTGAGGTGGTTGTTGACCGTAAACGCGCAGCGGCACTGGGATTATCCGTTGTGCAGATAGCGTCTTCGTTACAGACGAATATGGAAGGAAGTATCGCGTCATTGTACCGTGACCCGGAGGTAGGGAAAGAATATAATATTTTTGTGCAGTTAAGGAAAACTGACCGTTCGACGATCAGTGATTTAGATAAAGTATTTGTAACATCACCAATGGGTAAACAAGTACCGTTGTCGAACCTCGTTAAGATTGAACGCAGGACAGGCCCGTCAAAAATTGAACGAAAAAATCAGGTGAGGATAGTTACGGTATCCGCTAATGTTATTGGCCGTCCATCAGGAACGGTGTCGGAAGAGTTGAAGAAGCTAATCCAGCAAAAGGTTGTTATACCGGCAAATTATAATATTGATGTAGCAGGAAGTTATAAGGATCAGCAGAACGCGTTCAGGGACCTTCTGTTTGCGTTACTACTCGCTATTCTTTTGATATACATGGTATTAGCCTCACAGTTTGAATCATTTATTGACCCGTTCATTATTATGTTTTCAGTTCCACTGGGTATCATCGGTGTGATCTGGGGATTGTTCCTCACAGGGTATACGCTTAACGTTGTATCATTCATCGGTATAATTATGATGGTTGGGATTGTGGTATCCAACGGTATATTGCTGGTAGACTACACAAACCATCTCCGCAGGGAAGGGATGGACTTGTATAAAGCTGTTGCAATCGCCGGGCATACGAGGTTACGGCCGATATTGATGACCACGTTGACAACTATAATTGGGATGCTGCCGTTAGCTTTGGGGATCGGTGAAGGCGGCGAGATTGAAGCACCGATGGCAGTGGCTGTTATTGCAGGGTTGACGGTTTCTACATTTTTAACACTGGTATTTGTTCCGACGTTATACACTGTTATTGAGGAACGGTTTAAACACAGAACTAACGTAGAATAAACAGCAAGGATAGGTTTTAGTGAAACAAAATAACTCGCCAAACTTGTTCGGTAAACTGGTGTTTGAATAACAATTATGTAGCAAGGTTAATTATAGCAATCATATACTTTTGAAGAATAACACTATTTGCAATTTGACAACGATGTCGAGTCATGTTATTATTTTACACGGCTTTGGCATATTGCATACCTCATGGTATGGGACGATGAGGATTCGAGTGTTATTTAAGAAGAGGTATATATGAACAAAGTACTTGTTTTGCAAGAAAGTATTGAAAGTAAGATTCTGTTAATCCGCGGGAAAAAGGTAATGCTGGACCGTGACTTGGCTAATCTCTACGGAGTAGATACACGAGTATTAAACCAAGCGGTAAGAAGAAATATTAAAAGATTTCCCGTTGATTGTTTACTCTTACACGAGACGAGATAAGGAACTTATCACAAATTGTGATAAGTTCAAAGATTAAACACTCGCCAAATGTATTCGTGTTTACTGAGCAAGGCGTCGCTATGTTATCCGGAGTTTTGAATAGCAATCGTGCTATTATAGTAAA
This region of Elusimicrobiota bacterium genomic DNA includes:
- a CDS encoding efflux RND transporter permease subunit; translated protein: MFISEYSIKKPITVLMAAIAVIVLGVIAFTQLKIDLYPDMSFPMAAVITTYKGASPAEIESMVTRPLEKVISTVTNIKQVSSQSFSEMSLVMAEFNWETDMDAAGINVREKIDMIKGMMPKDMSNPLVFKFDPSMMPVMMISLTGPQSPAELRMLADDIVGPGIERIEGVASATVNGGLQREIRVELNRSRVYGFGLSVQQITGAIGMSNLTLPGGEVEDGDMSFYVRTVGQIREVKQLEDVVVGNQAGVPIYLKDVADIKDDYIEQTQYIRINGMPGIMIQVQKASSENTVQVARRIKASFDKIKRQLPQGCDIKPMMDTSIFIEKSIGNVQRSTLEGGLLAIIIILIFLRSFRSTFIISLAIPLSVIATFVLLYFGKLTLNIATLGGLALGVGRLVDDAIVVLESIYRHIQKGESPMDASVNGAKEVGLAVIASTITTVVVFVPMLFVTGLASIIFKPMAYTISFALVASLAVSLTVIPLLTSKFLHVQKTQGKFFKTLEAFFDNVDTQYQKLIEWALGHRKIVIFGVTGLLILSFVLIPFVGTEFMPSADEGELSITVKMPLGTKLEKTNTVMQQVEEIVMKNTPELDTMQMRLGTSGSGLAALASLFTGGGGSDTGSLRISLVELSKRKRSTEEVTDALRPLLKNIPGTEVKFGSGAGMAVGMMGGSALQTEIRGYDFGVTQKLAEQVKELMTGLAGVKDISISREAGLPELEVVVDRKRAAALGLSVVQIASSLQTNMEGSIASLYRDPEVGKEYNIFVQLRKTDRSTISDLDKVFVTSPMGKQVPLSNLVKIERRTGPSKIERKNQVRIVTVSANVIGRPSGTVSEELKKLIQQKVVIPANYNIDVAGSYKDQQNAFRDLLFALLLAILLIYMVLASQFESFIDPFIIMFSVPLGIIGVIWGLFLTGYTLNVVSFIGIIMMVGIVVSNGILLVDYTNHLRREGMDLYKAVAIAGHTRLRPILMTTLTTIIGMLPLALGIGEGGEIEAPMAVAVIAGLTVSTFLTLVFVPTLYTVIEERFKHRTNVE
- a CDS encoding ORF6N domain-containing protein, which produces MNKVLVLQESIESKILLIRGKKVMLDRDLANLYGVDTRVLNQAVRRNIKRFPVDCLLLHETR